In the Gloeocapsa sp. DLM2.Bin57 genome, one interval contains:
- a CDS encoding NAD-dependent succinate-semialdehyde dehydrogenase: MAIATINPATGETVATFTPLSDTEIEAKLSLAASTFKEYRQTTFDQRSQWLNQAATILETEAPRLGKLLTLEMGKPIKAAIAEVSKCALVCRYYAENGAKLLADTPITTDAKNSYVSYQPLGIILAVMPWNFPFWQVFRFAAPILMAGNVGVLKHASNVPQCSLEIEKIILAAGFPKGSFQSLLIGASQVEAIVRDPRVKAATLTGSEPAGMSLAATAGNEIKKTVLELGGSDPFIVLESADLEQAVSAAVTSRMLNNGQSCIAAKRFILQDTIAAEFTAKMVAKFQALQIGDPQLPETEVGPLATQGMLKELDAQVQKTVAMGAKLLTGGQPLRDLTGYFYPPTILTDIPPNSPGAIDEFFGPVALLFTVTNLDEAISLANNTVFGLGASGWTNDPQQQQRLINELEAGCVFINSFVKSDPRLPFGGIKRSGYGRELGVEGIREFVNIKTVSVS; this comes from the coding sequence ATGGCTATCGCAACAATTAACCCAGCCACAGGAGAGACAGTAGCTACCTTTACTCCACTCTCAGATACAGAAATAGAAGCTAAATTAAGCCTCGCTGCAAGTACTTTTAAAGAATATCGTCAAACTACTTTTGACCAAAGAAGTCAATGGCTAAACCAAGCAGCAACAATCCTGGAAACAGAAGCACCGAGATTAGGCAAGTTACTGACTCTAGAAATGGGTAAACCAATTAAAGCGGCGATCGCTGAGGTATCTAAATGTGCTTTGGTATGTCGTTATTACGCGGAAAATGGCGCAAAACTTCTAGCAGATACTCCCATAACTACCGACGCCAAAAATAGTTATGTCTCTTATCAACCCCTAGGAATTATTCTAGCTGTAATGCCTTGGAATTTCCCCTTCTGGCAAGTATTTCGCTTCGCAGCACCGATTTTAATGGCGGGAAATGTGGGCGTACTTAAACACGCTTCTAATGTCCCCCAATGTTCCCTAGAAATTGAGAAAATTATTCTAGCTGCGGGTTTCCCTAAGGGAAGTTTTCAAAGTCTGTTAATTGGAGCATCTCAAGTAGAAGCCATAGTTAGAGATCCTCGGGTGAAAGCAGCTACTCTCACAGGAAGTGAACCCGCGGGAATGAGTCTGGCGGCTACCGCGGGTAATGAGATTAAAAAAACAGTTCTAGAATTAGGGGGTTCTGACCCCTTTATTGTACTAGAAAGTGCTGATTTAGAGCAAGCAGTAAGTGCAGCTGTAACCTCTCGCATGCTCAATAACGGTCAATCCTGTATCGCAGCTAAACGCTTTATCCTTCAAGATACCATCGCTGCTGAATTTACAGCCAAAATGGTAGCTAAATTTCAAGCACTCCAAATCGGCGATCCCCAATTACCTGAAACAGAAGTAGGACCATTAGCTACTCAAGGTATGCTTAAAGAATTAGACGCACAAGTACAAAAAACCGTGGCTATGGGTGCAAAATTATTAACAGGAGGTCAACCATTAAGGGATCTCACTGGTTATTTTTATCCCCCAACTATTCTCACTGATATACCTCCTAATTCTCCTGGGGCGATCGATGAGTTTTTCGGTCCTGTAGCTTTATTATTTACTGTTACTAACCTAGATGAAGCCATTAGTTTAGCTAATAATACTGTTTTTGGCTTAGGTGCGAGTGGTTGGACTAATGATCCTCAACAACAACAACGTCTGATTAATGAATTAGAAGCGGGTTGTGTCTTTATCAATAGTTTTGTGAAATCTGACCCCCGTTTACCTTTTGGTGGTATTAAACGTTCGGGTTACGGAAGAGAATTAGGTGTTGAAGGTATTCGAGAGTTTGTCAATATTAAAACCGTCTCAGTATCCTAA
- a CDS encoding PD-(D/E)XK nuclease family protein: MTAKIKQRLSQGQLNQLTICPPLFQRNYLEQLNLPTTPEQLERLDWGSRFHLLMQQRELGLSIDAFAEADREMGRSLHSLQTAAPDLFQSDNYSWREAEHQRTICFHDYLFTVIYDLLIITEEKAQIIDWKTYPLPEDSQKLVNNWQTRLYLYVLAETSDYQPEDISLTYWFVKLPQKAQSVSFKYSQSQHQQTQQDLAQLLSNLDQWLATGDFPHRDDCQSSCPYYSSLVGDHKLLNPSQTIDEIPEISLD; encoded by the coding sequence ATGACTGCCAAGATTAAACAGCGACTATCTCAAGGACAACTCAATCAATTAACGATTTGTCCTCCTTTGTTTCAACGTAACTACTTGGAACAATTGAACTTACCTACTACTCCTGAACAATTAGAAAGGTTAGATTGGGGTAGTCGCTTTCATTTGTTGATGCAGCAGAGAGAATTAGGTCTATCTATTGATGCTTTTGCTGAAGCAGATAGAGAAATGGGGCGATCGCTCCATTCTCTCCAAACCGCAGCACCAGATTTATTTCAATCAGATAATTATAGTTGGCGTGAGGCTGAACATCAACGAACAATCTGTTTTCATGATTATTTATTTACTGTTATCTACGATTTATTAATCATTACCGAGGAAAAAGCGCAGATTATCGATTGGAAAACTTATCCTCTACCTGAAGATAGCCAGAAATTAGTTAATAACTGGCAAACTCGTTTATATTTATACGTTTTAGCCGAAACTTCTGATTATCAACCCGAGGATATCTCCCTAACCTATTGGTTTGTTAAATTACCTCAAAAAGCTCAATCTGTGAGCTTTAAGTATAGTCAGAGTCAACATCAACAAACTCAACAAGATTTAGCGCAATTATTATCTAATCTAGACCAATGGTTAGCAACGGGTGATTTTCCCCATCGTGATGACTGTCAGTCTAGTTGTCCTTATTACTCTTCTCTGGTGGGTGATCATAAATTGCTTAACCCTAGTCAAACCATCGATGAGATTCCCGAAATCTCTTTAGATTAA